In the Candidatus Neomarinimicrobiota bacterium genome, one interval contains:
- a CDS encoding CocE/NonD family hydrolase: MVSMRDGVKLATDLYFPTENGKRLSGKLPAIMVRTPYSKSRGYPPSVSAVYFASHGYVAMYQDTRGRYNSEGIWHMLDDDGVDGYDAAEWLVEQPWSNGKFGMYGTSYVGGTQHAVALENSPGLTTIIPVDAMSNLGYYSMRYDGAYELRFWNWIHWAGQGGGRQSRDPAVKQMLADFIEVDNRRKYLKLFPVREGTTPLKFMPEYEEWLVNAMKEGGNTAFWKQNNVRDYTENYKDIPVYLVGGWYDSWGVNTTENYMALSKTIKGPVYMIMGPWIHGQQGNYSHGQVSFGNDAAIPDLLAWRMEWYDHWIKDEKTAVGNEDPFKTNVRIFVMGTGDGHMTEDSLLTHGGYWRNENEWPLERTQYTPYYFHANGSVSAEKPAQRISSTDFVSDPDNPVPSIGGNTSSGGGILLQGAWDQKGGDHVWNWPLPIPLSARNDVLVFQTEPLQENVEVTGEIRVKFWATSSSLDTDFTAKLVDVYPPSADYPGGFDMNIGDGIMRARYRDSRTEENLMNPGEVYEMEIRLYPTSNVFKKGHRIRVDLSGSNFPRFDVNPNTGEPLNDNRRTMKAVNTIYHDRNRPSHILLPVIPAGS, from the coding sequence ATGGTCTCCATGAGGGATGGTGTTAAACTGGCAACAGACCTCTATTTCCCTACAGAGAACGGAAAACGCCTATCAGGAAAACTTCCTGCTATTATGGTCCGGACTCCATACAGCAAGTCACGTGGTTACCCACCAAGTGTATCAGCGGTCTACTTCGCCTCACATGGTTACGTTGCGATGTATCAGGATACTCGTGGCCGCTATAACTCCGAAGGTATCTGGCACATGCTTGACGATGATGGTGTGGACGGATACGATGCCGCCGAGTGGCTCGTGGAACAGCCTTGGTCTAATGGGAAGTTCGGGATGTACGGCACCTCCTACGTGGGCGGGACTCAGCATGCCGTGGCATTAGAGAATTCTCCCGGTCTTACCACCATTATACCGGTGGATGCCATGTCAAATCTTGGTTACTACAGTATGCGCTACGACGGTGCGTACGAACTGCGGTTCTGGAACTGGATCCACTGGGCTGGACAAGGTGGCGGAAGGCAGAGTCGGGATCCGGCAGTCAAGCAGATGCTTGCGGATTTCATTGAAGTTGACAACAGGAGAAAATACCTCAAACTATTCCCCGTTCGTGAAGGGACCACTCCCCTGAAGTTCATGCCTGAATATGAAGAGTGGCTTGTGAACGCTATGAAAGAGGGCGGCAACACAGCTTTCTGGAAGCAGAATAATGTCCGTGATTACACAGAGAATTATAAAGATATCCCAGTTTATCTTGTCGGTGGTTGGTATGATTCCTGGGGCGTAAACACCACAGAGAATTACATGGCTCTCAGTAAAACCATCAAAGGTCCTGTTTATATGATTATGGGTCCATGGATTCACGGACAGCAGGGAAATTACAGCCACGGTCAGGTAAGTTTTGGTAATGATGCTGCCATTCCTGACCTATTAGCCTGGCGCATGGAATGGTATGATCATTGGATCAAAGATGAAAAGACGGCCGTTGGAAATGAGGATCCATTCAAAACGAATGTACGGATATTTGTCATGGGTACAGGAGACGGTCACATGACTGAAGATAGTCTCCTTACTCATGGCGGTTACTGGAGAAATGAGAATGAATGGCCTTTGGAGAGAACCCAGTACACTCCCTACTATTTCCACGCCAACGGTTCAGTCTCTGCTGAAAAACCAGCTCAAAGGATCTCCTCCACTGATTTTGTTTCTGACCCGGACAATCCTGTACCCTCTATAGGAGGAAATACATCATCGGGCGGTGGTATTCTCCTACAAGGCGCATGGGATCAGAAAGGGGGCGATCATGTCTGGAACTGGCCCCTCCCCATTCCCCTTTCAGCCCGTAATGATGTTCTAGTGTTTCAGACAGAACCATTACAGGAAAATGTGGAAGTGACGGGAGAAATTCGCGTCAAATTTTGGGCAACTTCATCCTCTTTGGACACAGATTTTACAGCCAAGCTTGTTGATGTTTACCCTCCAAGCGCAGATTATCCTGGTGGTTTTGATATGAATATAGGGGATGGAATCATGCGGGCTAGATACAGAGACTCAAGAACGGAAGAAAATTTGATGAATCCCGGAGAAGTTTACGAAATGGAAATTCGGTTATACCCCACTTCAAACGTCTTCAAAAAAGGCCACCGCATCCGTGTGGATTTATCCGGAAGTAATTTTCCCAGGTTTGATGTGAACCCCAACACAGGTGAGCCTTTAAACGATAATCGCCGGACAATGAAAGCAGTGAATACTATCTATCATGATAGAAATCGCCCTTCCCACATACTTCTTCCGGTTATTCCTGCTGGATCTTAA
- a CDS encoding long-chain fatty acid--CoA ligase, with translation MYLIDQAENFGHQVALECDERSINYGPLLDQAQSLAADLIKDQDDLESARIVSLLSPSIDYVVLQWAVWLAGGVFVPLTAKSSDEELGFLFDDIEPTIIVVDEEEKDRLSAISKRYEIKSVNDFNIVSQNKLPSVDSHRPCMLLYTSGTTGKPKGVVVTHSNLEAQIKSLQEAWGWSQKDKTVLTLPLYHVHGNVNILCCALASGSNCKIHSRFDPEAVWNEFRNGDLTLFMAVPTIYAKLMEWYDNVNSNEQMKLSKAVSNLRLTVSGSAPLSTSLFERWHEISGHTMLERYGMTETGMILSNPLNGARRKGAVGQPLPGVTVKLVDDKLQEVATGESGEVLVKGKNVFSEYWKRSKETDASFHQGWFRTGDLAVNEDGDYRLLGRLSQDIIKTGGHKVSALEIEEVLREHPDIKDASVVSIHDDMWGEIVCAAVTPQSDLLSDKRLLEWSKGYFISHKRPRRVLIMENFPRNSLGKVIKSELRKKFERSSEMESKDDT, from the coding sequence ATGTACCTCATTGATCAAGCCGAAAATTTTGGTCATCAGGTTGCGCTTGAATGCGATGAACGCTCTATTAACTACGGTCCGCTATTGGATCAAGCTCAATCTCTGGCGGCTGATTTAATAAAAGACCAAGATGATCTCGAAAGTGCGCGGATTGTTTCCCTGCTTTCACCTTCAATTGATTACGTAGTGCTTCAATGGGCTGTTTGGCTAGCTGGAGGAGTATTTGTCCCTTTAACAGCAAAATCCTCTGATGAAGAACTAGGTTTCCTTTTTGACGATATTGAACCCACCATAATTGTAGTTGATGAGGAAGAAAAGGACAGATTGTCGGCCATAAGTAAAAGGTATGAAATAAAATCGGTAAATGACTTTAACATAGTATCACAAAATAAATTGCCCTCTGTTGATTCTCACCGGCCTTGTATGTTGCTTTATACCTCAGGAACAACAGGAAAACCTAAGGGTGTTGTGGTTACTCATTCAAATTTGGAGGCGCAAATAAAAAGTCTTCAAGAAGCGTGGGGATGGTCTCAAAAAGACAAAACAGTCTTGACACTTCCCCTCTATCATGTCCACGGGAATGTAAACATTCTCTGTTGTGCCCTCGCATCAGGCTCGAACTGCAAAATCCATTCCCGATTTGATCCGGAAGCGGTCTGGAACGAATTCAGGAACGGAGATTTAACACTGTTCATGGCCGTTCCGACCATTTACGCAAAGTTGATGGAATGGTATGATAACGTTAATTCAAATGAACAAATGAAACTTTCCAAAGCCGTTTCAAATCTCAGGCTGACTGTATCAGGATCAGCTCCCTTATCTACTTCACTCTTTGAACGTTGGCATGAGATTTCAGGTCATACAATGCTTGAAAGATATGGCATGACGGAAACCGGCATGATCCTTTCCAACCCTCTGAATGGGGCACGTCGAAAGGGGGCGGTTGGTCAACCTCTTCCTGGCGTGACTGTGAAACTTGTTGATGACAAGCTTCAGGAAGTTGCTACGGGTGAATCCGGTGAAGTATTGGTTAAAGGGAAAAATGTGTTCTCAGAATACTGGAAACGATCCAAAGAAACTGACGCATCTTTCCACCAGGGCTGGTTTCGGACAGGCGACCTGGCAGTAAATGAGGATGGTGACTACCGACTTTTAGGAAGATTGAGTCAGGATATTATCAAAACCGGTGGGCATAAAGTGTCCGCACTGGAGATTGAAGAGGTCTTGAGAGAACATCCTGACATAAAAGACGCATCGGTCGTATCCATCCACGATGATATGTGGGGAGAGATCGTCTGTGCCGCAGTGACCCCACAATCTGATTTACTTTCTGATAAACGTCTTCTTGAATGGAGTAAAGGCTATTTTATCAGTCATAAACGTCCAAGAAGAGTCTTAATCATGGAAAACTTCCCCAGGAATAGCCTCGGGAAGGTTATAAAAAGTGAGCTCAGAAAAAAGTTCGAAAGGTCTTCTGAAATGGAATCAAAGGACGATACTTAA